The Triplophysa rosa linkage group LG3, Trosa_1v2, whole genome shotgun sequence genome has a segment encoding these proteins:
- the LOC130551597 gene encoding uncharacterized protein LOC130551597 translates to MSRDEKRYDGNEKDVIFVRQPSDIDPYDDDPDVLRAELSCGDITGPDTLTDYCRIQLTDGKAELICPVCGDVWSYSEVRKLAKLTLEEQKFFEETLANNATRKEVDIKNCPGCNWFIERTDSANICVECTVCSARNGKTFEFCWQCEREWKGHRPRSDRCDNEACSNRDLDLLRDCGTITLTDASNIICPAVRACPTCGLLISHSTEHCKNIVCTRCNKEFCFVCLKLTPDCVSTSDYFILCSDGVAPRQTSIPFWRDKQYIAGTLCSRDA, encoded by the exons ATGTCACGCGACGAGAAACGATATGACGGAAATGAAAAAGACGTTATATTCGTGAGACAGCCAAGCGACATTG ATCCATATGATGATGATCCAGATGTTTTAAGAGCAGAATTGTCCTGTGGTGACATCACTGGTCCAGATACACTGACGGATTACTGCAGAATACAGCTGACTGAT GGTAAAGCAGAGCTGATATGCCCAGTGTGTGGAGATGTGTGGTCCTACAGTGAAGTTCGTAAACTAGCTAAACTGACACTTGAAGAACAAAAATTCTTCGAGGAAACACTTGCCAACAACGCTACTAGAAAGGAAGTAGACATCAAGAAT TGTCCTGGTTGTAACTGGTTCATCGAGAGAACAGACTCAGCTAatatttgtgttgaatgtaCAGTGTGCTCTGCAAGAAATGGCAAAACCTTTGAGTTCTGTTGGCAATGTGAGAGAGAATGGAAGGGTCATCGTCCTCGATCTGATCGATGTGACAATGAAGCATGCAGCAACAGAGATCTGGATTTGCTCAGAGATTGtggaactatcactttaacagatGCTAGTAATATTATCTGTCCAGCTGTCCGTGCTTGTCCAACATGTGGCTTACTGATTTCACACAGCACAGAGCACTGTAAAAACATTGTATGCACTAGATGCAATAAAGaattctgttttgtttgtctGAAGCTCACACCTGACTGTGTGAGTACAAGCGATTACTTTATTCTTTGTTCAGATGGTGTGGCTCCACGACAAACATCAATTCCATTTTGGAGAGATAAGCAATACATTGCAGGCACACTGTGCAGTAGAGATGCGTGA